The Elusimicrobiota bacterium sequence GGAAAAGGCGGAATTTATCCGCATCAGCCCCGCCTCTTGGCAGGAATCCAAGCCCCACGCCCTGGAGAAGTAGGGGGCCGGCGCGTCGCCGGCCCCGGCGAAGCATCCATCAGCCGCAGGGCCAAGCCCTGCGGCTAAATTCAGGAAACCGGCCTGTACCCCGAATTCTGTCCAGGCGGAGTCGCCCCCGCCCTGGAGGATCATTTCTCTCAGCGGCTACCGGGCGGCCGCCCCTGCCTCGCGGCAGGGACCGCGCGAGCCGCGCAAGCCGCCCTATTGCCTTGCTCCCGGCGGGGTTTGCCGTGCCCCGAGCCTCGCGGCCCGGGCGGTGGGCTCTTAACCCGCCGTTTCACCCTTGCCAAAGCGCTCAAGCTTTAAGCGCCCGGGCGGTTTGTTTTCTGTGGCACTTTCCATCCACGAGGCCTTTCGTTCCCGTGGTCCTGCCTTTCGACAGGCGCCGCGCTCTATGGAGTTCGGAAGTTCCTCCCGCCCTCGCAGGCGAGCGATCCTCCGGCCGGTTCCTAAATCGTCAAACCGCGCGGGCCGCGATGGCCTGGGGGCGGTAGAGAATCCTGAGGCAATTCTCGCATGTGACCAATTGTTTTGCCTTTATGGCCTCCACGATCACCTGCGGAGCCAATGAAATGCGGCAGGCGCTGCAGAGCTCTCCCTCTATCGGGACCACGGCGTCCGGCTTGCCGCGGGAACGGATGTGCTCGTAGACCCGCAGCATCTCCGCGGGCAGGGGAACGGCCAATTGGTCCCTCTGCGCCTTGGCCGCGTCGAAACGCCCTTTGACCTCGGTGAATCGAGCCTCTAAAACCGCAATCTGGGCGTTGAACTCCTTCTCCTTATGTCCAAACTCCGACTGCAAGGACTTCTCTTCCTTGCGGCAGACGTCCAAATCTTCCATGATCTGGAGAATTTCGGTCTCTATGTCGCCGCCCTCGGACCTGGCCTGCTCTATCTCGAGCTGGAGGGCCTTGAAAGCATCGTTGGTCTTGACCTGATTAAGCTCCATGGAGTGTTTTCTAACCGCCTCTTCCTTTTGGAAGAGCTCCAGCTCTTTTTCCTTTTTCTTCTTCTCCAGGCCCTGGAGGCGGGCCTTGGCTTGGGACAAGGCCCCCTTCTCCCCATCGAGGCGCTCCCGTAAAAGCCCTGTCTCCCGGGGCACGGCCTCCATTTGGCTTTTGAGCTTATCCAGGGCGCCGTCCCGTTCCTGCAGGGCGATGAGAAGGGTGAGGTCCTCCTTGGTCAGCGCCATTTAACATATTATACCAAAGAAACCGGCCCGTCGGGCTGTTGACCACGTCGTAATAAAGAGGCCTCATATCCGTCATGGCGCAAATTAAAAGGGCGAGCGACGCCGACTGCCTGCGCGTCAAGCTCTGGCCATTGCACTGCGCGTATTTCCTGCGGCAGCTTTTTTAAAATCTTCTCGGAGCCGCCGACACAACCGTTTAATAACCTTGGTCCCGAGCCTGTTCTTGGACCGAATCATCTCCACCCGAACCGGAGCCTCCCAGCCCTTGGGCGGGGCCAGGCAGGAAAGACCGGTATAAAGCTCCGCGATCCAATCGGGGAAAAGACTCCAACTATTCGTTCCCAAAAGACGCTCGGCGGCGACTTCATAGGAATCGAACATGACTTCGACCCTGGGCGTTATACCGAACTTCTCGAACATAGGATGGCCTCGGCACGCTGTCAATACCAGCTGACTTTCACAAGCCAGTTGAGTCCTTCGGGACTGGCAAGCCGAACGAACAGCGACCACCAGTTGTAGACAAGCCCCACGGACAACCAAGCCGCGGCCAGAGCATCTGAATCAGTCGGCCCAACTATTGGGCGTTCCAGCCGAGGCGTTGGCATTTGTTGCCGCCACGAATTGTTGATCTGAGCCGCCAAGCATCTCGAGCCCCGCGGTTCCCCGAATTGCTGGATACTTGACACGCGCAACCGGTTGATGCTATAATTAGATAGTTATCTAATTAGACACCCATGAATAATATATTCAAAGCCTTAGCGGATCCTACTCGACGCGAAATCCTAAAACTCCTAGGCCGCGGAGAAATGACCGCAGGCGCCCTAGCCATGCGTTTCGATATGACCAAACCCACCGTATCACACCACTTTGCGGTACTCAAGGAGGCGAAACTGATCACAAGCCGGCGGGAAGGAACCCTGATTTACTATTCGCTCAACACGACCGTCATGCAGGACGTCATGGGCTGGGCCATGGACATGCTGGATTCATCTCATAAAAGGAGGGAACGAAAATGAAGAAGAGCACCCTGGCATGGGGAGCCGGCTTGATCCTCATTGCTTTCGCGGCAGCGCTGATTACATATCCACAGCTTCCAAGCGAGATGCCGACACACTGGAACATCCACGGAGAAGTGGACGGCTACATGGCCAAGCATTTTGTAGTTTTTCTCATGCCTGCTATCATGCTGGCCATGCTAGGGCTCACTAAAATATTGCCCTGGCTTTCGCCCAAATGCTTTGAGGTGGACAACTTTCGGGAGACTTACGAATTCCTGATGATCTTGACTATCGGACTCCTCGGCTACATTCACGCCATCACACTCTGGGCCGGATTATCCGACTCGACCGATGTGAGCCGCGCTCTCGTGGCGGGAATATTTCTTTTTTTTGGCCTACTGGGGAATGTATTGGGAAAGGTCCGGAGGAACTTTTGGATCGGGGTTCGCGTTCCCTGGACCTTGGCCAGCGAGCGGGTCTGGAACAATACCCACCGCTTTGCGGCTCGGCTCTATTGCACCAGCGGAATCACAGGGTGTATCGCGGTGCTTGCCGGCCTGCCTTTTGTGCCCGCGTTCGTCATGCTGATCGCGGCAGCCTTAATACCGGTCGTCTATTCCCTTGTCGAATATAAAAGTCTCGAGAAACGAGGAGAAATCTAGGAAAGTCGCTATGGATTGTTCACCAGTCGCGACGCAATTGCCCCTCAGTAAAATCAATCGGCCAAGCGCGACAAAGGCCTTGAAGAGGCGGCGCTCTTGCCGGAAGGCAGGCCGGGGGCATGAGGGCGCAAAAGCTCGACCTGCTTGAGAAGCTCGAAAGCCAGTCTTTGCACCACCTCGGGGCGCGCCGAGGCCAGGTCGGCGGCCTCCGAAGGATCGTTCTCCAGGTCGTAGAGCTCGAAGCTTTCCTTGTAACTGTACCAATGGAGCTTCCACTTCTTGTCGCGTATCACGCGCTCGTCAATGTCCGGGCCGGCCGGCTGCGCCATGTTGCGCTTGGAGCTGGCGTAGGCCCAAGC is a genomic window containing:
- a CDS encoding winged helix-turn-helix transcriptional regulator — encoded protein: MNNIFKALADPTRREILKLLGRGEMTAGALAMRFDMTKPTVSHHFAVLKEAKLITSRREGTLIYYSLNTTVMQDVMGWAMDMLDSSHKRRERK
- a CDS encoding SdpI family protein; this encodes MKKSTLAWGAGLILIAFAAALITYPQLPSEMPTHWNIHGEVDGYMAKHFVVFLMPAIMLAMLGLTKILPWLSPKCFEVDNFRETYEFLMILTIGLLGYIHAITLWAGLSDSTDVSRALVAGIFLFFGLLGNVLGKVRRNFWIGVRVPWTLASERVWNNTHRFAARLYCTSGITGCIAVLAGLPFVPAFVMLIAAALIPVVYSLVEYKSLEKRGEI